In the Nothobranchius furzeri strain GRZ-AD chromosome 1, NfurGRZ-RIMD1, whole genome shotgun sequence genome, CACTGATTAGGTCCAGAAGAGGGTCAAAGGTGAGGCTGTCAGAGGGCATGTACGGTCCACAGGCCACCAGAACGCTCAACGGCTCCGAGACTGAATGAGTGAGACAGACAGATAAGTTCAGAATGATTCATTAATCTAGAACATTTCTCTTTCTGCTATTATGTTAATGACACTACACTAGGCTGTTAAACAGAAATTGTAAGACATGGCTTTAGTGCTTCAAAGGCCAGCAGGGCGCATTACCTTCATCATTCTCTGTTTTTACGTTGGAGGTGTAAAACGGAAGAGGAACaccctgaataaaaacaaaaatattaaaagATGCAACTACTTCATAATAAAAGCAGAGATTCTCTGACAAACTTATAACTCACATCATAAAGTTTGGAAGCCACAAATCGTTCACCTGTGGCATTCATTCCCTCCATCACCACCACCTGAAGAAGGTTTAGAATGAAGGGTTAAAGCTAAAACAAAACtgtagattttttttctcacGAGAGAACGACTGTCAGAGTTCTCGGTCAGACGTGGGGTTAATCTCAATCCCACGTCCTTGGCATGCTCCGTTTCTCTTGGTGACCCTGTAACCTGCTGCACAATGACCTGGGTGCAGAGGCAAAGGAGAGGCCACCACACCAACACCTCAGCAGTAAAAACTGGTAAGTATGAGAAAAGGACATGTTCTTCAgctcacctgaccaggaaacagggAGTACTCTTTCAGCTCCGACAGGTCTACTGGTACTTGCTGACCTCCCTGGTCCGGTCCTGCTTCCAGCAGAACCGACTTTGCGTTCAGTTTGCCGTTACCGTCGCAGCAAACCTGACCCAGAACACTTATAGTGTCCTACAGGAGATGGACACAAAGCAGCAGGCACACAAATACAATTAAAGATGCAGTGTGAGATGTCTTTCTAGAACATTTTTGCCATTTTGCTTCAAATGCTCTTCACATACCCATGGTATGTGgaataaaccccccccccccccacataatTTGAATCATGTCTGAAatgtacaatcctggaaaaacgTCTAATCACTGTGCACATCTGATCTCAATGACTGGATCAGAATCCCAAACTGTTCTACTGAATGTCTTAGGTCTCAACTCTGTCTATTGCGCAAgagagagggagtgtgtgtgtgtgtgtgtgtgctgtgagcAGGCAGAAAAGATGGCGTTCGAGTCATGTTCTGGAGGCGTCTAATGCTTTCGTGTGTGTAGCAGGAAGGTGTTGTGCAGTTTTTCAGATCAGTTTGTGCAGCCACCAGATCATGAGACTCCTAAAGAAAGGGCTCGGACCTTTGAATTGTTTTCTTTCAAAGTGTAGCTCGGACGACCTTTTCTAAGAATGTCAACTGCACCTGAGCACATTTGTTCAGCACTTTCAATTCTGGCTGCAAATGATAAAGGGCCAGTGGGTGTTTAAAACACAAAATTGGCCAAAATAATGATTACTCTTTTCAGTGTGAATATGATCTGAAACACAAATATCTTTAAAAGTCTGAAACAATCCAGTAAAGACCTGAGAACAGTTGCATCTTCCCTTAGGTCAGCTACTGTAGGACAGGTTTTCAGCCAGAAACTCTTGAAATCATCTGTCGATGCTATTTTACTTTGGTCAGTTTTCCTTGTAATTCTTGTAGAAGTAAGAGAAAATATTAAACTTTAACAGACAATTGTTAATAACATTAGTTCGAGCCTTTTGCGTTTGCATAATTTAAATATCAGTTAAAAAGCTCAATGACAATTATAAGGCCTACAGAAACCTTAGGAGTGAAATTAGCCAAAACCCAATGATAAAAAGCCATAACAACAGTTTTTCTGTgtctttgaattgaattacaaAGTAACAGGCAGTAAATGGATGCTTTTGCAAAACATAATGACAGTTTTGAACACTTATGTGGTGACGGTTTAAGTCGATTCCAACCTGAGCAGGTAGAGAGGCGCAGGACAACTCCTCAATTTTAAAGTGAGATATGAGGCTCTTCCCCAAGTCTTCAATCTTCTCGGCCAACACTGGAAAGAAATTCAACACATAAGcacgaaaaataaataaataaataaataaaaaatccagGTACAGATGTCTCCATACAAACTCATTACTGTTTAACAGATTCATAATTATTACAGTCAAACTCCACTGATCCGATCTGCGTACCATTGTGAACATCTCGGAGCCTCTGAAACATAAACTTGTAGCTGCAGCATAGTGAGTTTTCAGGTCCTTCCAGAAGCTCCACCTGGACTCCTGCACCCGGATCCTTCCTGCCCACCCAACGGGTCCCTTGCACGGCTCCAAATGTAACCACCACCTCCCCCTTAGCTCCTCGCTGGCTGTACTTTTGGGAAGGTGTAGCACTTCCAAAAAGAGATGGGGGTAGGAAAGGTCACATTTAAATCAACAGTTACCATAAAAAATCTATTTAAAAGCTGttaagtaatttatttattttattctctcCTCTGTGGGAGATGTGTAGTACCTTGGGGAGAAGctggcaggagacagcagcaggctcGGACTGGGCAGCAGAGCTGCACTCCGTTTGGACCGAGGATGCTCTGGCGTGGTAAGCGCTCGTTTCTGAGAGCCCTGCAAACGCATGCACAAAAACAGCTAATTTATTGAGCTGTATTTAAAAATAGGTGTAATCATACAATTAAATGTAATTAATAGTCAATAGGTGAGCTATAACAGTACAGTAACCTGCCTTTAGGCCTGAGGTAAAAGATTACCTTTGCAGGAGTAGAATAGGAGTCTAGaagatcctcctcctcctcttcagctTTAATTCTGCAATAAAATACTTGTCAAGGTCTACATCAGCAGTCACTGAAGATTAAGAAATCATCTTGAAGGGTTTTCCTGAAGGATACAGTTCCTGTATAGTGTGAATATCCATGGGTCTGTTATACGCTTCATCTTTCCTGGAGCTTGGTTTAGACTGGCTTCTCTTGTTTaaaacctgacacacacacacacaaaagatcaGATTCAGGAAGAAAAGGACTGAACAACATTCATGTGTCCACAAATGCAGACATAATACTAAATGTTACAAATGACTGGGAAATGGCGCAATACGGAATATTTTGAGACATTTAGCATTACTTTTACGAagaacataaatatatatatatatatatatatatataacgctTTCACTCGAACTGTGTTGCTGTGGAATAAGGAAGACAAAAATCCCAACATATTTACTTGAGCCATTGGGAGTTTGCATTACCTCGTGTTCAAATTGCTGCAGGGTGTTTATGGTGAGTTTTAGACCCTTTTTAGTGGAGCTGAAAGCTACCCACTCATTCACCATCTCATTTGCTTCTAGCCTGTTGCAGATGCACTGTTCAACCACTGTGGGACAAAAGAGAAAGCAAGTAACATCTGACATTATTTTGTTGTTACCCTTCCAGAAATAATGTAGTTAAAACATGAgtaactataaatcatgaatgaaagTTTGATGTGGAGAGCCATAAGATTATTTATTGGTTAAACAGCAAGAAGGGAAGAAATCAAATATCTTGATAAACACATCAGCTAATATAATTCATAAATACAACAGAAATGTCGAAAGGAAGAAAACGACATGACGGATACCACATATTGGCACAACCCACTGATTAAACGTAAAGATGCTGCTAATATTAGTTTTAATGTCTCGTAAATTTATGGCAGAGTACTTACTTTTGTCGAGAACAGCATCATCTTCGTAGGAAACACTAAACATCTCCATCTCCTCCTTTAAGCTCTCTGCAGTCACCTGATCCATTGTCTACGATGTACCGATGCCTGGGTGAACGTTCGGAATTGTGCTTTTAGCCGACGTCCCGGTGTTATGCTCCAagcgttagctaacgttagcttagCTGTCGCACTTCATAGCAACACAAGAGTCAGCTTATATCTAAACACTAATGCGATAACACACCTAAGCTCTTTAACTTTGGGTTGGATACATGCGTTCACTAAATCTCACCAACACAGCGTCCATTTCATTTTACCGCGAAAAGGGCTGTCACTGTTGGCGGCCGGAATTTacgtcacaaaaaaaaaaaacagaagtcgGAAGCgcttcaaaataaaagattttcAAAATGTCATTTTTGTAAATTGAGAACAAAAATGT is a window encoding:
- the pola2 gene encoding DNA polymerase alpha subunit B, translated to MDQVTAESLKEEMEMFSVSYEDDAVLDKMVEQCICNRLEANEMVNEWVAFSSTKKGLKLTINTLQQFEHEVLNKRSQSKPSSRKDEAYNRPMDIHTIQELIKAEEEEEDLLDSYSTPAKGSQKRALTTPEHPRSKRSAALLPSPSLLLSPASFSPSATPSQKYSQRGAKGEVVVTFGAVQGTRWVGRKDPGAGVQVELLEGPENSLCCSYKFMFQRLRDVHNVLAEKIEDLGKSLISHFKIEELSCASLPAQDTISVLGQVCCDGNGKLNAKSVLLEAGPDQGGQQVPVDLSELKEYSLFPGQVVVMEGMNATGERFVASKLYDGVPLPFYTSNVKTENDEVSEPLSVLVACGPYMPSDSLTFDPLLDLISVIVRDRPDVCLLLGPFVDSKHEKIEKAEVTETFEAIFSRCIESIVDGTRSVGCHLVFVPSQRDIHHHFIYPQPPFTLPSLRKEQIQRVTLVSDPCTLLINGVTFGLTSTDILFHISAEEISSGTGSDRFSRILKHMLTQRSYYPLYPPVEEVNMDYEKFQSFGQMPLTPDVLIIPSELRYFVKDVVGCVCVNPGRLTKGQVGGTYSRMLLQHGASSEVGQRVSPCLAAQVVKI